Proteins from one Rosa chinensis cultivar Old Blush chromosome 7, RchiOBHm-V2, whole genome shotgun sequence genomic window:
- the LOC112175833 gene encoding receptor-like protein EIX1 isoform X2, giving the protein MSSENLEWLSHLSSLRYLNMSEIDLSKVVNWPLSLSKLTLLTELQLSPCYLPNVNLRSLSFINSSTSLQLLSLYGNFLNSSIYYWIANVSSNFVHIYLSFNNLEGPIPDVFTSMLSLVTLDLSHNQLEGGIPKGFQNLCSLESLTLDYNQLSENIEDSVKTLSCAENTLDTLDLGANWFWGSWPDLKHFSKLRELYLGANQLNGSVPESVGQLSSLETLSLFGNSLSGFLTEAHFLNLSRLRVLSLFDNRFSINFQLTGSLDMSSLKVGPAFPKWILTQTNLTTLSLSNVGLSGSLPTKFWDLFSVLSELDLSMNQIHGKLPNLSSTSLSYVNLFSNLLSGAVPSFSPKLRELYLSNNMFSEPLSSFCATQSPDLWDVDISKNLLSGELPNCWMQFQELGVLNLGKNKLSGKIPSSLGSLQGIGILRLHDNNFSGELPSLENCTGLWMVDLGNNNLSGKIPTWIGQSLTNLVILRLRSNEFNGIIPFSLCSLAAIHVLDLSHNNISGGLPHCFNNITALANNDTGIGEIIELVWKGIEREFPNLDGMRSIDISSNYLIGEIPPSIASMTELISLNLSRNKLTGKLPEDFGNMKMLESLDLSRNRISGRIPSGTQLQGFNASQYMGNLGLCGPPLTPNCSRDGATQADDNKEHDNDGLISLGFFISAVLGFVTGFWMVCGSLLLKTSWRYAYFRFLDNAKDWIYVKTAVYKAKVQRRLQR; this is encoded by the exons ATGAGTTCAGAAAATCTTGAGTGGTtatctcatctttcttccttgaGATACCTGAACATGTCAGAAATAGATTTGTCAAAGGTTGTGAATTGGCCACTATCTTTAAGCAAGCTCACTTTACTGACAGAGCTTCAGTTATCCCCGTGTTACCTTCCTAATGTCAATCTAAGATCACTTTCCTTTATTAattcttccacctctcttcaACTCCTTAGCCTCTATGGGAACTTTCTTAATTCTTCAATATATTATTGGATAGCCAATGTCAGCAGCAACTTTGTCCATATTTATCTCTCTTTCAATAATCTTGAAGGTCCCATCCCAGATgtcttcacaagcatgctttctCTAGTAACACTAGATCTGTCACATAATCAACTTGAAGGTGGGATACCAAAAGGCTTTCAAAACTTATGCAGCTTAGAGTCGTTGACCTTAGACTACAACCAATTGTCTGAAAACATTGAGGACTCTGTTAAAACCTTGTCTTGTGCTGAGAACACACTTGACACCTTGGACTTGGGTGCTAACTGGTTTTGGGGGTCATGGCCAGATTTGAAACATTTTTCGAAGTTAAGAGAGTTATATCTTGGCGCTAATCAACTAAATGGGTCTGTACCCGAGAGTGTCGGGCAACTCTCTAGCCTTGAAACATTATCTCTCTTCGGGAATTCTTTGAGTGGTTTTCTAACAGAAGCCCACTTTTTGAACCTCTCTCGTTTACGGGTTTTGAGTCTTTTTGATAATCGTTTCTCTATCAACTTTCAACTTACTGGTTCGTTAGATATGTCCTCTCTCAAGGTGGGCCCAGCTTTTCCCAAGTGGATTCTAACGCAGACAAATCTTaccactctttctctctctaatgtTGGACTATCAGGATCATTACCTACTAAGTTTTGGGATCTATTTTCTGTCTTATCTGAGTTAGATCTCTCTATGAACCAAATCCATGGGAAACTACCGAATCTGTCATCGACAAGCTTGAGTTATGTTAACTTGTTTTCTAATCTACTTTCTGGTGCAGTGCCATCATTTTCTCCTAAACTCAGGGAGTTGTATCTCTCGAATAACATGTTTTCTGAGCCGTTGTCTTCCTTCTGTGCAACGCAGTCTCCAGATTTATGGGATGTTGACATTTCTAAGAACCTATTGTCTGGGGAGCTTCCTAATTGTTGGATGCAATTTCAAGAATTGGGAGTGTTGAATTTGGGAAAGAATAAATTATCTGGAAAAATACCAAGCTCGTTAGGCAGTCTACAGGGAATTGGGATATTGCGTTTACATGATAACAACTTTTCAGGAGAATTGCCTTCTTTAGAGAACTGTACCGGTTTATGGATGGTTGACCTTGGCAACAATAACCTGTCGGGAAAGATACCAACATGGATTGGCCAAAGCCTAACAAACTTGGTGATTCTACGCTTACGGTCAAATGAGTTTAATGGAATCATACCCTTCTCCCTGTGCAGTCTAGCTGCCATTCATGTTTTGGACCTCTCTCACAACAATATTTCAGGAGGCTTGCCACATTGCTTCAATAACATAACCGCATTGGCTAATAATGATACTGGAATTGGTGAAATTATAGAACTTGTGTGGAAAGGAATAGAAAGAGAGTTTCCCAATCTTGACGGTATGAGAAGCATTGACATTTCAAGCAACTATTTGATTGGGGAAATTCCGCCAAGTATAGCAAGTATGACAGAGTTGATTTCTCTGAACCTGTCTAGAAACAAATTGACGGGAAAGCTTCCTGAAGACTTTGGTAACATGAAGATGTTGGAATCTCTTGATTTGTCAAGAAACCGGATATCTG GAAGAATTCCATCAGGCACCCAACTTCAGGGTTTTAATGCTTCTCAATATATGGGAAATCTTGGACTTTGTGGACCACCGCTGACACCAAATTGCTCACGAGATGGAGCAACTCAAGCTGATGATAACAAAGAACATGATAATGATGGTCTCATAAGCCTGGGATTTTTTATCAGTGCTGTGCTGGGATTCGTCACTGGATTTTGGATGGTCTGCGGCAGTTTACTGCTTAAGACTTCTTGGAGATATGCATATTTCAGATTCCTGGACAATGCAAAAGATTGGATTTATGTCAAAACCGCTGTGTACAAGGCAAAAGTGCAAAGGAGACTTCAAAGATAA
- the LOC112175833 gene encoding receptor-like protein EIX1 isoform X1, which yields MSSENLEWLSHLSSLRYLNMSEIDLSKVVNWPLSLSKLTLLTELQLSPCYLPNVNLRSLSFINSSTSLQLLSLYGNFLNSSIYYWIANVSSNFVHIYLSFNNLEGPIPDVFTSMLSLVTLDLSHNQLEGGIPKGFQNLCSLESLTLDYNQLSENIEDSVKTLSCAENTLDTLDLGANWFWGSWPDLKHFSKLRELYLGANQLNGSVPESVGQLSSLETLSLFGNSLSGFLTEAHFLNLSRLRVLSLFDNRFSINFQLTGSLDMSSLKVGPAFPKWILTQTNLTTLSLSNVGLSGSLPTKFWDLFSVLSELDLSMNQIHGKLPNLSSTSLSYVNLFSNLLSGAVPSFSPKLRELYLSNNMFSEPLSSFCATQSPDLWDVDISKNLLSGELPNCWMQFQELGVLNLGKNKLSGKIPSSLGSLQGIGILRLHDNNFSGELPSLENCTGLWMVDLGNNNLSGKIPTWIGQSLTNLVILRLRSNEFNGIIPFSLCSLAAIHVLDLSHNNISGGLPHCFNNITALANNDTGIGEIIELVWKGIEREFPNLDGMRSIDISSNYLIGEIPPSIASMTELISLNLSRNKLTGKLPEDFGNMKMLESLDLSRNRISGKIPTSFASLNFLSVLDLSYNNLSGRIPSGTQLQGFNASQYMGNLGLCGPPLTPNCSRDGATQADDNKEHDNDGLISLGFFISAVLGFVTGFWMVCGSLLLKTSWRYAYFRFLDNAKDWIYVKTAVYKAKVQRRLQR from the coding sequence ATGAGTTCAGAAAATCTTGAGTGGTtatctcatctttcttccttgaGATACCTGAACATGTCAGAAATAGATTTGTCAAAGGTTGTGAATTGGCCACTATCTTTAAGCAAGCTCACTTTACTGACAGAGCTTCAGTTATCCCCGTGTTACCTTCCTAATGTCAATCTAAGATCACTTTCCTTTATTAattcttccacctctcttcaACTCCTTAGCCTCTATGGGAACTTTCTTAATTCTTCAATATATTATTGGATAGCCAATGTCAGCAGCAACTTTGTCCATATTTATCTCTCTTTCAATAATCTTGAAGGTCCCATCCCAGATgtcttcacaagcatgctttctCTAGTAACACTAGATCTGTCACATAATCAACTTGAAGGTGGGATACCAAAAGGCTTTCAAAACTTATGCAGCTTAGAGTCGTTGACCTTAGACTACAACCAATTGTCTGAAAACATTGAGGACTCTGTTAAAACCTTGTCTTGTGCTGAGAACACACTTGACACCTTGGACTTGGGTGCTAACTGGTTTTGGGGGTCATGGCCAGATTTGAAACATTTTTCGAAGTTAAGAGAGTTATATCTTGGCGCTAATCAACTAAATGGGTCTGTACCCGAGAGTGTCGGGCAACTCTCTAGCCTTGAAACATTATCTCTCTTCGGGAATTCTTTGAGTGGTTTTCTAACAGAAGCCCACTTTTTGAACCTCTCTCGTTTACGGGTTTTGAGTCTTTTTGATAATCGTTTCTCTATCAACTTTCAACTTACTGGTTCGTTAGATATGTCCTCTCTCAAGGTGGGCCCAGCTTTTCCCAAGTGGATTCTAACGCAGACAAATCTTaccactctttctctctctaatgtTGGACTATCAGGATCATTACCTACTAAGTTTTGGGATCTATTTTCTGTCTTATCTGAGTTAGATCTCTCTATGAACCAAATCCATGGGAAACTACCGAATCTGTCATCGACAAGCTTGAGTTATGTTAACTTGTTTTCTAATCTACTTTCTGGTGCAGTGCCATCATTTTCTCCTAAACTCAGGGAGTTGTATCTCTCGAATAACATGTTTTCTGAGCCGTTGTCTTCCTTCTGTGCAACGCAGTCTCCAGATTTATGGGATGTTGACATTTCTAAGAACCTATTGTCTGGGGAGCTTCCTAATTGTTGGATGCAATTTCAAGAATTGGGAGTGTTGAATTTGGGAAAGAATAAATTATCTGGAAAAATACCAAGCTCGTTAGGCAGTCTACAGGGAATTGGGATATTGCGTTTACATGATAACAACTTTTCAGGAGAATTGCCTTCTTTAGAGAACTGTACCGGTTTATGGATGGTTGACCTTGGCAACAATAACCTGTCGGGAAAGATACCAACATGGATTGGCCAAAGCCTAACAAACTTGGTGATTCTACGCTTACGGTCAAATGAGTTTAATGGAATCATACCCTTCTCCCTGTGCAGTCTAGCTGCCATTCATGTTTTGGACCTCTCTCACAACAATATTTCAGGAGGCTTGCCACATTGCTTCAATAACATAACCGCATTGGCTAATAATGATACTGGAATTGGTGAAATTATAGAACTTGTGTGGAAAGGAATAGAAAGAGAGTTTCCCAATCTTGACGGTATGAGAAGCATTGACATTTCAAGCAACTATTTGATTGGGGAAATTCCGCCAAGTATAGCAAGTATGACAGAGTTGATTTCTCTGAACCTGTCTAGAAACAAATTGACGGGAAAGCTTCCTGAAGACTTTGGTAACATGAAGATGTTGGAATCTCTTGATTTGTCAAGAAACCGGATATCTGGTAAAATTCCTACAAGTTTTGCAAGCTTAAACTTTCTTAGTGTCTTGGACTTATCATACAACAACTTGTCAGGAAGAATTCCATCAGGCACCCAACTTCAGGGTTTTAATGCTTCTCAATATATGGGAAATCTTGGACTTTGTGGACCACCGCTGACACCAAATTGCTCACGAGATGGAGCAACTCAAGCTGATGATAACAAAGAACATGATAATGATGGTCTCATAAGCCTGGGATTTTTTATCAGTGCTGTGCTGGGATTCGTCACTGGATTTTGGATGGTCTGCGGCAGTTTACTGCTTAAGACTTCTTGGAGATATGCATATTTCAGATTCCTGGACAATGCAAAAGATTGGATTTATGTCAAAACCGCTGTGTACAAGGCAAAAGTGCAAAGGAGACTTCAAAGATAA